In Cheilinus undulatus linkage group 24, ASM1832078v1, whole genome shotgun sequence, a single window of DNA contains:
- the LOC121506076 gene encoding carboxy-terminal domain RNA polymerase II polypeptide A small phosphatase 1-like has protein sequence MDNPSSVITQVSRDEEGNKAAGERGSSPALSSKKPRSRGLLSSLFCCLCRDQPEPPPVNNNAPLLVEENGTVSKIQVKPLLPPVKSKDSGKICVVIDLDETLVHSSFKPVNNADFIIPVEIDGTVHQVYVLKRPHVDEFLKRMGELFECVLFTASLAKYADPVSDLLDKWGAFRCRLFRESCVFHRGNYVKDLSRLGRDLNKVIIVDNSPASYVFHPDNAVPVASWFDDMSDTELLDLIPFFERLSKVDNVYTVLKQQGTAS, from the exons ATGGACAATCCGTCCTCAGTTATCACGCAAGTCAGCCGGGATGAAGAGGGAAACAAAGCCGCAGGAGAGAGGG GTTCGTCCCCTGCTCTGTCCTCTAAGAAGCCTCGCAGCAGAGGCCTCCTCTCCAGCCTCTTCTGTTGTCTGTGTCGGGATCAGCCCGAGCCTCCGCCCGTCAACAACAACGCCCCTCTGCTGGTCGAGGAGAACGGAACCGTCTCAAAG ATTCAGGTAAAGCCGCTGCTGCCTCCAGTGAAGTCAAAAGACTCTGGGAAGATCTGTGTGGTTATAGATTTGGACGAGACATTAGTTCACAGCTCTTTTAAG CCGGTGAACAACGCAGATTTCATCATTCCCGTGGAAATCGATGGAACGGTACACCAG GTGTATGTCCTGAAGCGGCCGCATGTTGATGAGTTTCTGAAGAGGATGGGCGAGCTGTTTGAGTGCGTCCTCTTTACTGCCAGTTTAGCCAAG TATGCAGACCCCGTCTCCGACCTCCTCGACAAATGGGGCGCCTTTCGCTGCCGCCTCTTCCGGGAGTCGTGCGTCTTCCACCGAGGCAACTACGTCAAGGACCTGAGCCGCCTGGGCAGGGACCTCAACAAGGTCATCATCGTGGACAACTCCCCCGCCTCTTACGTCTTCCACCCTGACAACGCG GTGCCCGTGGCCTCATGGTTCGACGACATGTCCGACACCGAGCTGCTGGACCTCATCCCCTTCTTCGAGCGGCTGAGCAAAGTGGATAACGTCTACACAGTCCTCAAACAGCAAGGGACCGCGAGCTAA